The following nucleotide sequence is from Kiritimatiellia bacterium.
TTCTGCAGCAACGGCAGAAGATCCTGGAGGTTCGAGATCTTCTTCTCGTAGATGAGGATGTAGGCATCCTCGAGCACCGCCTCCATCGTTTCAGGGTTAGTGACGAAGTACGGCGAGAGGTAGCCCTTGTCGAACTGCATCCCCTCTACGACATCGAGCGTGGTTTCGATGCTCTTGGCCTCCTCGACGGTGATGGTGCCGTCCTTGCCGACCTTGTCCATCGCATCCGCGATGATTTCACCGATCGACTTGTCGCCGTTGGCCGAAATCGTCGCGACTTGGGCAATTTCCGCGCGATCCTTAACCTTCTTGCTCTGCTTCTGAAGGTTCTCGACGATTTTTTCGACCGCGGCGTCAATGCCCCGCTTGAGGCTCATGGGATTCGCCCCGGCTGTGACGTTCTTGAGGCCCTCGCGATAGATGGCTTCGGCCAGCACCGTCGCCGTGGTGGTCCCATCGCCCGCGACGTCGCTGGTCTTGCTGGCGACTTCGCGCACCATTTGGGCGCCCATGTTCTCGAAGGGATCCGGAAGCTCGATTTCCTTCGCGACGGTCACGCCGTCCTTTGTGATGGTCGGAGAACCGAACTTCTTGTCGAGAACCACGTTGCGCCCGCGCGGACCCAGGGTGGCCTTGACGGCGCGGCTCAACTTCTCCACGCCGGCCAGGATCGCCTGCCGCGCTTCCTGATCATACTTGAGTTGCTTCGCTGCCATACGTCGTGACTCCTGTTTCGATGCCCTGAAGACGGGCGTTTATTCCTCGATGATCCCGAGGATGTCCTCCTCGCGGATGATTTGATATTCCTTTCCGTCGATTTTGATCTCCGTGCCGCCATACTTGGGCATCAGCACGGTGTCCCCCTTCTTGACGTTGAAGGGGATCTTCTCACCCTTTTCATTCAGTTTGCCCGTACCGACGGCGATGACGACGCCCTCCTGGGGCTTTTCCTTCGCCGTGTCGGGAATGATGATCCCGCCCTTTTTGACTTCGGCCTCTTTCTTGGGCTCGACCAGGACGCGATCACCCAACGGTTGGATCTTCATGCGCAGTATTCCTCCATTATAGTTCCTACCTATTCCTTGGCCCCGGCACTCGCCAGGTTCGCCGAAACTCCTAAGCGGCCGGCGGCACGAGCTGCCGGCCCCTCGTTGTCAGGGTTTCTTCTTCTTGTCGTCGACCATCGTGAAATCCGCATCGATCACCGTGTCTGACCGGGACGAGTCGCCCGCGCTCGTCGATCCGCCGCGCGCCTGCGAGGAACCGGGACCCGCCGACGTTTGCTGGCGGACCCGGGCATACATTTCGGACGAGATGGCCTGGATCTGGGTGTTGACCTCCTCGATGCCGCTGCGGATGCGGGCGACGTCATTCGACTTGACTGCATCCTTGAGGGCGGA
It contains:
- the groES gene encoding co-chaperone GroES, encoding MKIQPLGDRVLVEPKKEAEVKKGGIIIPDTAKEKPQEGVVIAVGTGKLNEKGEKIPFNVKKGDTVLMPKYGGTEIKIDGKEYQIIREEDILGIIEE